DNA sequence from the Peptoniphilus sp. GNH genome:
TTAATAATTGCCGATAAAAACATTGGTACTATCATCATTCCAGCTGGAACCTTGTTTAAAAACTTATGTATCATATTTACCCCCTATTTTCAATTTCGCATTTGCGTTTTTAAACTTATTTACGAACAAATATATTTTAAATCCTTTATTATATTTTGTCAACGTTTTCTTTAAAAATTTTTATTTAATATTTTTTAATGGGCAAATCCTCTAAATTTAGAGAACGTATTATATTTAATTTAATAAAAATAGAGAGTGCTATCATTGCGAAATGGCACTCTCTATTTTTATTAAATCTCAATATCTTATTTACTTACCTTTTTGAATATTAAATTACGCCTTCTTTTGATAGCTCATCCAAATCACTTTCAGAGTAATCAAGGACATCCATTAAAATATTTTTATTGAAATAGCCTAACGGTTTTCCTGCCCAATTTATTTTACCCGGTGTTCCCAACATTTTTGGCACAACATTTTGCATCTTTATTTTTCCAAAATCATCAGTATCTACTTCAATTATATCATTTCTTAATTGGAATTGTGGGTCTTTCATAATGTCTGATACATCATAAATTGGGGTTGCTGGTATTTCATCTCCTAATATACTTATAGCTTCATCCAAAGTTTTATTTGCTGCCCATTCTGCAAATATACCATTAATTTCATCTCTGTGTGCAGTTCTATCTGGACCTGTTTTGTATTTTTCTAAATTAACTAACTCAGGTTTACCAATCTTATTCATGCATTCTGAAAACAATTTGTCACCAGTTATAGATATAGCTAAATATTTATTATCTTTTGTCAAAAAATGACCTGCTGGAGTTGTAACCATTGTAGCATTACCTATCCTATTCCTAATTGTTCCATCGTAACTATATTCAGCAATTATAGATTCTTGTAGCCTCAGTACCGACTCTGTTAAGGCACAATCAATCATTTGTCCTTCCCCGCTATTATTTACGTCTCGATCATATATCGCGAACATTACTGCCATACAGCTAAACATGGCTGTGTAAAAATCTGCAACAGATATTCCTGGTTTTACAGGAGCTGAATCAGGGTATCCTGTTACATGTAGAAACCCTCCTAATGCCAATCCCATTCTATCAAATCCTGGTCTATGTGCATATGGACCAGTTCTTCCATATCCAGATGCCGTTGTGTAAATTAATCGTCTATTTTTTTGATGAATTTTTTCCCATGTAAATCCAAGTTTTTCAAATACTCCAGGCCTAAAATTTTCTATTAACACATCCGCCTTTTCTATAAGCTTCCATAAAATTTCTTTACCTTTTTCAGACTTTAAATTCAATGTTATATTATGCTTATTTCTTCCTTCAACTGCATACCATAAATTTTTTATTCTTCCCATATTACGCATTAAATCACCAGTTTTTGGATTCTCAACCTTTATTACAGTAGCTCCAAAATCTGCTAACATTGATCCGCACCAAGGTCCTGCAATAATATTCCCAACTTCTAAAACTTTCAATCCTTCTAGTGCTTGTCTGCTCATAAGTACCTCCTACATCTTATAAACTAAAAACCAAAGGATAGATCAGTATAGTAATAATTAAAGATCCTATCATTAAAATACTTCCTATCTTAGTGTAATCTAAAAATCTGTATCCAGCTTGCAATGTCATTGTTACAGGTGGTGTCGCAACTGGCGTTAAAAACGCAAGATTTAATCCCCATACAATTGCCATTATTACAGGTTTTGCTGGAAGATTTAATACTTGACACATTGATATTGCAATAGGACATATCATAGCGGAAGAAGCTGTAGACGACATAATATTACTCAAAATCACAGATATTATTGTAAATATAATTAACAGTTTATATAAACTTACATCAGCACCTAACATTGATATAATTCTATTTGCTATCAACTCTCCCGCGCCACTTTCTGATAACCCAGCAGCAAAGCCAAAAGAACCAGCTAAAATCCAGATTGTATTCCAATCTATTCTTTCAAATACTGCCTTTAATGAAATACATCCTGTTACTATGCAAAAAATCCCAGCTACCATAGCAACTGTACCAACTGTCCATATCTCAGATATAAATCCTACTATCATTAAAATCATAATGACAACTGATAAAATCATCTTAATATTAGTTGTGCTTTTGTTTGTATTTTCATTGTTTGAATCTATTCTTCTCTCTATTTCTTCAAAATTAAATATTTTATTTTGTAGTCTTACTCCTATTGTTATATAAAATATAACCATAAATATAAGTCTAGGTATGCTCCCCAAAGTTAAATCAAAAAATTTCATTCCTTCGATTCCAGACTCAATAAGCATTCCTTGTCCTACCACATTCGGAGTAGAGCCTACCAAAGTCATGCCGCCACCTACATTTGCCGCAAATCCGATTGCCATATATAAATTCTTTTTTTTGATTTTACCCTTTGAAACCTTAGAAACAGCTGCAACAACTGGCAACATCATTGCGACAACTGCTGTATTGCTTAGCAATGCCGATAAAATTGCTGTTAGCAAAATACATGCAACAATAAATTTTTTCTCATCGTAGCCAACAATTTTTATTATTGACCTTCCTATTTTATCTGCTGCTCCAGTTTCAAAAACAGCTTCTCCTATAATCATAGATCCTATGACCATAAGAGTAACATCATTTGAGAATCCAGAAAAAGCAACTTTAAAAGGAATAACTTTAAATATTCCCATCAAAATAGCAGAGCTTAAGGCTGTAATCGCTAAAGGTATTTTGCCCCATACGAAAGATACTATCGTAAAAAATAATATAATAATGGCTATAGTTGATGTATTCAAATTAATCACCCAAATGTCATATTTCTGATAGTGCTTGTAATTTTGTCAATGTTTGACCAAAATCTTTAGAACTTTGATCAATATCTATAGATACAACATTAAATCCATTGTCTTGTAACATTTTAGTTACATATGGCTGATCATATTCTTCTATATCACAGAATTTCATCATTGCCAAAATTACAATATCAATATCGTGTTTTTTAGCTAAATCAACAAGCATTTTACCTCTGGCATATGCATCATCGTCATGAGCTAATGAACATCCCTTTATATCTAACCAGTGTAATGCAAAACTTTCAAATGCTGAACTTGCCATAGGATAATCATATCTATATATTCTTGATTCATTTGCTAAATCATCTTCTAATATGTGCATGTTCGATTTTGAAATTGAATTTAGAATTTCATCAGAATCTAGCATTATTCCACTTATAAGAATTTTTTTACCATTTGAGATAAACTCATCTTCATTTTCTAACAATTCTATTAACTTAATAAGATTCTTTATCGCATCTTCTGGCGTCAAAAATGACAATGCCTTGATTACGTTATGTCTATCACTAGCAGTTATGATGTCTAAATGTTTATTTGCCATTTCTGTAAATTTTCTTACAAATCCGTTAATTTTATTGTATTTATCAAGTTCTTCCTGTAATGTTTTATTATTAATTTTCTTATCGGCTATGTTTTCTAAATTTCTTGTAACGTACTTTATTTCTTCTATATAAAAATCCAGAGCTCCCGAATCTTTTCTATTTTGTGGTGGAACAAAAGGTATTAAATCAATATTATTTATTCCAGCTCTCCAAGCTGTAACTTCTCCTCTGAGTGTATCGCATAATATAGGCATAACTACAGCGCTTAATTTGTCTAGTGTTCCATTCATGCCTAATTCAAGGCATGTTCTCGATAATGAGCAAGTGAATGCAGGACTATACTTACCTGCTAATCTCGGATTTATGTTTGCACCCCATATACTCATAGGTATCATACCAAGTGCACTTATAATAGGTTTAACGTTGTAATATGGCATGCAGCCAATTACCTTAAATCCATCATTTACATATTTATCTAGCATCTCTCTTGGATTATTTGAAACAAATTTAAAATAACTTAAAAGTTCTTGTAGTTCTTTCATTTTGCACCTTCTTTATTAGATTTCATAATATCTACAAAAGTTTGTATTCTAGTTTCAAATTGTGATTGATTATAAATAGTTGGGTCGGCCTGATCTCCATCAAATGTCATAACAGGAATTTCCAATTCTTTTTCTACCATTTCTTTTCCAGCAAACATGTGATATGTCATAAATTTGCAACTTCTATTTATATGGCATAGCATTCCATCGCATTTAAATCTATCAGCTGCATTAATTCTTTTATTCATCATTTCTTCCGTACTAACTACGTTTGTCGATGTATGAGAATACTGTTCCGCCATCTCTTCTAAGTTATTAATTTCATATTGCATACTCCATGCACCAACATAGCCATTCGTTACGCAATTTATGTCATATTTCTTCATAGTTTTTAAATTTGGACCCAAAAATGGCCAACAAGCTATGCCTTCCCAATCAACTCTATACTTTTCTGTTTTTTCTCCAAATGTGCTTGTGTTAGATTCTATATGATCAAGTATTTCTTTTTTCAATTGCATTAAAACATCAGTAGTTTCTTTCCTAGATCTTGCAATTACCATCGGAGCCATATAGTTAAACAAATCAAATCCGTTCAATGGGGCCGGGTCTTTATCATTGAGCAACACACATTCGTCATATAACTTTGAATTTATATTGCTTATTTTTTGATTTTCAGCGAACTTATCCCAGTCGAATTTTCTCCCAAAAAATTCTTCCATTCTTTTTATGTTGTTTTTAATTTGACTTGCTCCATAAATATTTTTATATGAATCGGCAGGCCCAAAATTGTAATTGAATATACAATCTTGCATGAATATTGGAATATTAAATTCTCTAGATAAACATTCATACCATTTCAGTAATTGAAAACAACTATTCGTTGCGCATAATAAAAATGTAGGTCTAGGCATTTCTTGTGCTGGTCTTTCATATCCAGGTTCATTCATTATTAAATTCGCCATACCTATACTTGTTCTTGCGTACGAACAAATATCATTTGAGTATCCCATGTTCCCTTCTGCATGTTCAATGAATCTGGAAGAATCATGTCTTGCAGCAACACCTGCCGCATTATTCTCTGGATACAATACAGGTACTCCAAATGTTGCACATAATTCTTGTGGAAATATAGATGTAGACCAACCTACATGTTCTCCCCTTTCACATGCATCATAAGCTTCGTTGTAAACCTTATTTGTCAATTCATTTAACATTATTCTAGATTTAGGCAACGGTTTTCTTTTTTTGTTTACTTCCGATTTTTCCATACTTTACCCACCTGTCTGTTTATCATATTTCCCTTCTAATAATTTTTATCAATCCCAATTAAAGCAGCTCCAATAGCGCCTGCTAATTGGCAATTTTCGTGTGTTTGAATTTTTGTGTTTAGTTCTCTTTCTAAAGAAACTTTCAATCCAATATTTTTAGCAACGCCACCACTAAGAGCTATTTTTTCTTTTCTGCCACATCTATTTACTAATGCCAATATTCTATGTGACACTGAATTATGAATCCCAGCTGCTATATCTTCTAAGCTAATATTTTTAGCTAATTTTGAAATTACCTCTGATTCCGCAAAAACAGTGCATGTACTGCTTATCTCTGCTGGATTCTTCGAATTTAAAGACAGTGTGCTTAAATCTTCAATGTCAACATTCATAGCTCTGGCCATTGTATCTAAAAATCTTCCAGTTCCAGCAGCACATTTATCATTCATTACAAAATTATGAATAATTCCTCTATTATCTATATTCATAACTTTTATGTCTTGTCCTCCGACATCAATGACTTGTTCGATGCCATCCATCATCCAAGCTATAGCTTTGGCATGACAAGTAAGTTCACTTTTTTCCTCATCAGCCTCTTTTAATGAAAAACGTCCGTATCCCGTAGACACGATATAATCAATATCTTCTAATTTTAATTTGGCAATTTCCAATACATTATTCAATGCTTGATATGGGCCTATAGTTCCTGTTCCAATATGAACTACATCTTTAGCAATTATCAATTTTTGATCTGTCATAATTACCGCTTTAGAAGCTGTAGATCCAATGTCTATTCCTACAATATAATTCATATTAATCCCCCTAATGTAATGGCATATACATGAGTATATGCCATCAAGTAAAAAATAAAATTATCTACACAAACGTCCAGAAATAATCATACGTTGAATTTGATTTGTTCCCTCAAATATTTGATATATCTTAGCATCCCTCATTAGTTTTTCAACAGGATATTCTCTAGAATAGCCATATCCTCCTAATACTTGAACTGCATTTTCAGCTACGAACATAGCTGCATCTCCTGCCATAGTTTTTGCAATTGATGATAATTTTATATTATTTTTTCCAGCATCAGCGCTTTTACATGCTGCCCAAACCATTTGCCTTGCTGATTGTGTCCTCATTTCCATTTCGGCAAGCATAAATCCAACAGCTTGATGTTTCCATATCTCTTTTCCGAATATAACTCTTTCTTTAGAGTATTTAATGGCTTCTTCTAGCGCAGATTGTGCTACTCCTACTGCAGAAGAAGCAGTGCAAGGTCTGGATTCAGCAAGTATCTTCATAGCTATGCTATAACCCTCTCCCTCTTCTCCCAGCCTAAACTTTTCATTTAATCTCATATTGTCAAAATAAAGAGAGTTAGTATGAACACATCTGATGCCCATCTTATCTTCATGCTCTCCTATCTTTAAACCAGGTGTACCACTCGGTAATAAAAAAGCTGTAATACCACCTTTTGTACCTTTTTCTTTGTCTGTTACTGCAAAAATAACAAAAACATCAGCACAATCACCATTAGTTATGAATGTCTTTCCTCCATTAATTATGTAGTCGCTTCCATCCTTGGTGGCCCTAGTTTTCATAGCCCCAGCATTTGAACCTGACTCGCTTTCCGTAAGTGCAAATGCTAAAATACCACCATCAAGCATTAGTTTAGAAACCCAATCTTTTTGTTGGTCATTTCCAGCAATTTTCAATGGATCCCATCCAAATCCAAACACTCTTGATGCAAAACCTGAATCTCCCTTTGCTAATTCCTCACGAATAATAGCATATGTCCATCTATCAAGTCCTAATCCACCATACTCTTCTGGAACCGTAACTAAATTTAGTCCCATTTCCATCGCTTCTTTAACCAATTCATCTGGTACTGTAGCTGTTTTTTCAGCCTCTCTGCATATATCTTTCACACGTTTTTGAGCAAATTCTCTAACTAAATTTCTCAATTCAATTTGTTCATCATTTAACATAAAATCGAAATCGTTCAATTACATAACCTCCTTATAGTTTATACTGGATAAATTATTGGAACTAATATGGCTGCTAATATAGCCAAAATGATACACAAAGGACCGCCAATTTTAACATAATCCATGTATTTATATCCCGCTGGTAATGTTTGTGTACAAGCAGGAGTCCCAACAGGTGTTGCGCATGCTAAGTTTGTGGCAACTGCCCCTACTGCTATTACAAATGGAACAGGACTTATTCCTAGTGATGAAGCTATGGAGATATATATAGGTGTCATCATAGCTGCTAACGCTGTGTTAGACATGAAGTTAGTAAGTATTACAGTAACAATTATTCCAGCTACCATAAGGACGCTAACCGATGCATTTTGTCCTCCGAACAAGTTTAATACAGCGTCAGCTATTACTTTTCCCCCACCAGATACATCAAGTCCTTTTGCAAAGCCTTGACAAGCTCCTAAAATTATTAATGTATTCCAATCCAAGCTGGCTAATGTTTCCTTTAATGGCATACACTTAGTAACTAATAATACAGTAGCTCCTAATAAACCTACAATTCCAACATTAAGATACGGTTTAAAAGCAGGCACACCAGTTAAAATGAAACCAAGTATGCATAGTAATAAAACCGCAACCGACATTTTCCCCTTCCACGGTGCAACGTTTGCATAATCATCATGATTTTTGTTCTCATCAAATTTAGCATAGTAGTTTCCTTCATTAAATTTCGGATCCTCTGGTTTTAAAACTTTTTTTGAAATAGTATAACCTATAGTTGCAAAATATATTGTCATTACAATGCATAGCGGAATCATAACTTTCGTCTGATCAAAAAGTCCCAATCCCGCCTCAAAGCCTTCTGTGCCCATCAATATAGCATTGGCAGTTTGCTGTGAAGTAGATCCTACAAGCGTACCTGCACCACCAACAGCACAAGCAATACCGGCAGACATAATAACCATCTTCGATCTAATCTTTCCGTTAGAACGGGCAGCACATGCTGCTATCAAAGGCATCCACATAGCTATAGTTCCAGAATTTGATAAAAAAGCTGACATTATTGTGCAGCAAATTACAACTGCAATTATGAATAACCTTTCATTTTTAGCTATTGAAGTTTTACTTATCGCTAATCCTATCTTATTTGCCATTCCAGTTTTGAAAAGAGAATCCCCTACAACACACATACCAGCGACCATCATTACTGTAGTGCTAGAAAATCCAGAATACACATCCTTCAACTCCATCTCAGGTAGCAAAATTCCCATTGCCAAAGATGCAGCCATAGCTGTCATTGCCAAAGGTACTTTCTCAAGTACGAATGACACAATCGTAATAACCATAATTATAATGGCCAGTGTACTCGAATCCATAATATCCCCCCTTTAAATGATACAAAAACTAATTTGTTCTAAAATAAACATAAAACTCTCAAACAGATAGACTATCTTTATATTAAATATACCTACCTGTCTAACTGTTGACAAACTATAAAAAGTTGTATAACATACAACGAAGTAATTGTATGCGATTCTCTAATCAATTCGGGGTGATATATTGATTAATTTTTTAAATATTGAATATTTTTTGGAAGTTGAAAAAGTGCGAAGCTTTTCTAAGGCTGCAGAAAATTTGTACACTACTCAACAAGCCGTTTCAGCACGAATAGCAAACCTTGAAAATGAACTTAATTGCAAATTATTTTTAAGAAGTGTGCCTTTAGAAATAACAAACTCTGGTAAAAAATTTTTATTCTATGCAAAACAAATAAACTGTATTAATGAAGAAATACAGAAGGAATTTAAAAATATATCAGAAGATAATTCAGGGACTATAAGAATCGGTCTCACATATACGAGAGATTATCTGTATATGCCAGATATTATTTTTGAATTTCAAAAAAAATATCCATTGTATACAGTTAAATCAATCTCTGACAACATAAGCGATATTGAAAAAAAATTACATAGTGGAAAAATAGATCTTGCTTTAGGTGCATTTGATGATTGTGAATTGTATAATAATTCAAATATTGATTTATTCTTTTTTGATGATGAGGAACTAGTTCTTCTAGTAAATAAAAACTTATTTAAAAGTATTTTTTCTGAATCTTGTATTAAAAATGGTGTATTTAATTTTTATGAATTTGATAAACTTCCATTTATTTTGGGTCATCCAGATAATTTATCTGGCAAAACTAGTAAAATTTTTTTTGAAAAATATAAAATTAATCCTATTATTAAGGCTCAAAGCGACAATATACAGACTATATTAAAATTATGTGTCAACGGTTTAGGTGCTTGTTTTTGTCCGAAAAATTTATTTGAAAATTCTTCTGTATTTAATCGGAAAAATGAATTGTTAGTAATAAAAGGCGTCGATGAACTGAAACACAGAATGTATTTTGGAATACTTAAAACAAATCCAAAAATAAAAATTCTAAAAGACTTTATTGAAACAGCAATTAATATTACAAATCATATTGAAAATTATAATAAAAATTAGCAATATTTTTTAACATTATTTAACATTGATTTCTCGAATATTTAATTTAATAAATAAAACATATTAGATTCACATTATCATCATATAATCTTAATATCTTTAAAAGTATATCTTATATGGAGATAATGTGAATCATTTATTTTGGAAATTTGTACTCTTTAAATAATTTAATATAATATATTATTTATTAATGTTTATGTTAATTTCATAGCACCATTCTTATCCTATTGCCAATATCTTGCTAAAGAAATCTTTTGTTCTTTCATGTTTCGGATTTTTGAAGAATTCTTCTCCTCTACCTTCTTCTATTACTTCTCCCTTGTCCATAAATATGATTCTATCGCCTACTTCTTTTGCAAATCCCATCTCATGTGTCACTACTACCATTGTCATTCCTTCTTTTGCTAAGTCTTTCATGACATTTAATACTTCTCCTACCATTTCTGGGTCAAGGGCTGATGTAGGTTCATCAAATAGTATTACTTCGGGATCCATGGCAAGGGCTCTTACTATTGCTATTCTTTGTGCTTGTCCGCCTGATAGTGCTTTTGGATAGTTGTTTTTTTTATCCAGTAGTCCTACTCTTTTTAGGAGTGTTTCAGCTTTTTCTTTTGCTTCTTCTTGGCTCATGTTTTTTACAAGCTGAGGCGCTAACATTATATTTTCTAGCACCGTTTTATTTTTGAAGAGGTTGAAGTTTTGAAATACCATTCCCATTCTGGATCTAATTTTATTTATGTCCGTCTTTTTGTTTGTTATTTCTTCTCCGTCAAATAAAATTTTTCCTCCATCCGGCTCTTCCATTAGATTTAAACAGCGCAAAAATGTAGATTTGCCCGATCCAGAAGGGCCGATTATAACTAACACTTCTCCATCTTTTACTTCTTGATTTATTCCTTTTAATACCTGCAATTTTCCAAAGTTTTTAGTCAAATTTTCTACTTTAATCATGGCTGAGTTTCCTTTCTAATAGTCCCATTGTTTTTGATAGGCTAAATGTAATTAGCAGGTATATTAATGCTGCAAAATACAAAGGTTTTGTGTTAAAAAGAGTTGATTGCAAATTTTTGCCTACATAAAATAGATCTGTTATGCCAACGGTAAATACTACTGAGGACTCTTTTATTAGTGATATAAATTCGTTTACTAGGGCTGGCAAGATGTTTTTTATTGCTTGCGGTATTATTATATGTTTCATTGCCTGCGCCTCTGTTAGTCCTAGTGATCTGGCTCCTTCCATTTGACCCTTTTCTACCGATTGGATTCCTCCTCTTATTACCTCTGCTACATAGGCTGCTGAATTTACAGAAATTGCTAGTGAACATAGAAAAATTGTAGATCTAAAGAAAGTGAGATTTTCTGGTATTACTGCCTTTAATCCAAAATATACTATTGTTATTTGGACTAGCATTGGTGTTCCTCTTATTATTTCTATATATGCTGTGGATATTAATTTTAAAATATGGCTTTTTGACAATTTCATCAGGGCTAAAAATGTGCCTAGAATCATTCCACATATTATGGATATAAAGGATATTTCTATGGTTTTTAAGGCCCCTATTAAAAACGCATATCCATATTGGCTTATAAAGTTTATGTTATTTGTTATAAAATTCATTTCTTCTCCTGGCATAAAAAATTCCTCTTTAGCGAGGAATTTTTTCATTTATTTTCATTTATTTCTTTGGTTGAAACTTCCAAATAATGATTAAACCATGTTGTTACTTGATCTTTGTCTTTTAATTTATCTATGGTCTTGTTTATGGCCTCTTGCAGTTCTTTTTCTCCTTTTTTGATTGCTACGGCTGAGCCTTCTTCTGCTGGTATGCCAAGATCTTCTATAATCGCTAAGTCAGGACTTGCTGCTGCGAATTGTTTAGCCGGAAGTTCGGCCATGAAGATTGCATCAAAGGTCTTATTTTTAAGCTCCATGATGAGGTTGTTGTTGTTCTCGAGGCCTGTTATATTTGCCCCAAAATTCTTTTCAGCATAGGTTTGTTGAACAGTTCCCATTTGAACTCCTATTTGCTTGCCTTTTAAATCATCTACGCTCTTTATGGATGATTCTTCGCCCTTTCTTACCAAAAATATTTGACCACCTTCGTAGTAGGGTTCTGAAAAATCAACTTCCTTTAATCTTTGTTCATCAGCTACCATGCCTGCAAGAACTATATCCAAATCTCCTGCCTTTAAAGAGTTTAAGAGTCCTTCAAAAGCCATGTTTTTTATGGTTAGCTTTACTCCTAAATCATTTGCAATTGCTTTTGCAATTTCAACATCTACTCCAACTATGTTTTGTTCGCTTCCTGAAATTTGAATCCATTCCATAGGCGGATAATCAGCTGATGTTCCCATAACTAATTCGCCTTTTTCTTTTATTTTTTCTAGTGCATTTGAGTCTTTTTTTGCTTCAGTATTTGATGAACAACCCACCATAAGGCAAAGTGCCAGAATAGTAATTATAATGTAAATTCTTTTTTTCATTTTTTTCCTCCTAAAACATTATTTAATTT
Encoded proteins:
- a CDS encoding CoA transferase gives rise to the protein MSRQALEGLKVLEVGNIIAGPWCGSMLADFGATVIKVENPKTGDLMRNMGRIKNLWYAVEGRNKHNITLNLKSEKGKEILWKLIEKADVLIENFRPGVFEKLGFTWEKIHQKNRRLIYTTASGYGRTGPYAHRPGFDRMGLALGGFLHVTGYPDSAPVKPGISVADFYTAMFSCMAVMFAIYDRDVNNSGEGQMIDCALTESVLRLQESIIAEYSYDGTIRNRIGNATMVTTPAGHFLTKDNKYLAISITGDKLFSECMNKIGKPELVNLEKYKTGPDRTAHRDEINGIFAEWAANKTLDEAISILGDEIPATPIYDVSDIMKDPQFQLRNDIIEVDTDDFGKIKMQNVVPKMLGTPGKINWAGKPLGYFNKNILMDVLDYSESDLDELSKEGVI
- a CDS encoding SLC13 family permease, with protein sequence MNTSTIAIIILFFTIVSFVWGKIPLAITALSSAILMGIFKVIPFKVAFSGFSNDVTLMVIGSMIIGEAVFETGAADKIGRSIIKIVGYDEKKFIVACILLTAILSALLSNTAVVAMMLPVVAAVSKVSKGKIKKKNLYMAIGFAANVGGGMTLVGSTPNVVGQGMLIESGIEGMKFFDLTLGSIPRLIFMVIFYITIGVRLQNKIFNFEEIERRIDSNNENTNKSTTNIKMILSVVIMILMIVGFISEIWTVGTVAMVAGIFCIVTGCISLKAVFERIDWNTIWILAGSFGFAAGLSESGAGELIANRIISMLGADVSLYKLLIIFTIISVILSNIMSSTASSAMICPIAISMCQVLNLPAKPVIMAIVWGLNLAFLTPVATPPVTMTLQAGYRFLDYTKIGSILMIGSLIITILIYPLVFSL
- a CDS encoding 2-hydroxyacyl-CoA dehydratase family protein, whose protein sequence is MKELQELLSYFKFVSNNPREMLDKYVNDGFKVIGCMPYYNVKPIISALGMIPMSIWGANINPRLAGKYSPAFTCSLSRTCLELGMNGTLDKLSAVVMPILCDTLRGEVTAWRAGINNIDLIPFVPPQNRKDSGALDFYIEEIKYVTRNLENIADKKINNKTLQEELDKYNKINGFVRKFTEMANKHLDIITASDRHNVIKALSFLTPEDAIKNLIKLIELLENEDEFISNGKKILISGIMLDSDEILNSISKSNMHILEDDLANESRIYRYDYPMASSAFESFALHWLDIKGCSLAHDDDAYARGKMLVDLAKKHDIDIVILAMMKFCDIEEYDQPYVTKMLQDNGFNVVSIDIDQSSKDFGQTLTKLQALSEI
- a CDS encoding 2-hydroxyacyl-CoA dehydratase family protein, coding for MEKSEVNKKRKPLPKSRIMLNELTNKVYNEAYDACERGEHVGWSTSIFPQELCATFGVPVLYPENNAAGVAARHDSSRFIEHAEGNMGYSNDICSYARTSIGMANLIMNEPGYERPAQEMPRPTFLLCATNSCFQLLKWYECLSREFNIPIFMQDCIFNYNFGPADSYKNIYGASQIKNNIKRMEEFFGRKFDWDKFAENQKISNINSKLYDECVLLNDKDPAPLNGFDLFNYMAPMVIARSRKETTDVLMQLKKEILDHIESNTSTFGEKTEKYRVDWEGIACWPFLGPNLKTMKKYDINCVTNGYVGAWSMQYEINNLEEMAEQYSHTSTNVVSTEEMMNKRINAADRFKCDGMLCHINRSCKFMTYHMFAGKEMVEKELEIPVMTFDGDQADPTIYNQSQFETRIQTFVDIMKSNKEGAK
- a CDS encoding acyl-CoA dehydratase activase, whose product is MNYIVGIDIGSTASKAVIMTDQKLIIAKDVVHIGTGTIGPYQALNNVLEIAKLKLEDIDYIVSTGYGRFSLKEADEEKSELTCHAKAIAWMMDGIEQVIDVGGQDIKVMNIDNRGIIHNFVMNDKCAAGTGRFLDTMARAMNVDIEDLSTLSLNSKNPAEISSTCTVFAESEVISKLAKNISLEDIAAGIHNSVSHRILALVNRCGRKEKIALSGGVAKNIGLKVSLERELNTKIQTHENCQLAGAIGAALIGIDKNY
- a CDS encoding acyl-CoA dehydrogenase family protein; amino-acid sequence: MNDFDFMLNDEQIELRNLVREFAQKRVKDICREAEKTATVPDELVKEAMEMGLNLVTVPEEYGGLGLDRWTYAIIREELAKGDSGFASRVFGFGWDPLKIAGNDQQKDWVSKLMLDGGILAFALTESESGSNAGAMKTRATKDGSDYIINGGKTFITNGDCADVFVIFAVTDKEKGTKGGITAFLLPSGTPGLKIGEHEDKMGIRCVHTNSLYFDNMRLNEKFRLGEEGEGYSIAMKILAESRPCTASSAVGVAQSALEEAIKYSKERVIFGKEIWKHQAVGFMLAEMEMRTQSARQMVWAACKSADAGKNNIKLSSIAKTMAGDAAMFVAENAVQVLGGYGYSREYPVEKLMRDAKIYQIFEGTNQIQRMIISGRLCR
- a CDS encoding anion permease; this encodes MDSSTLAIIIMVITIVSFVLEKVPLAMTAMAASLAMGILLPEMELKDVYSGFSSTTVMMVAGMCVVGDSLFKTGMANKIGLAISKTSIAKNERLFIIAVVICCTIMSAFLSNSGTIAMWMPLIAACAARSNGKIRSKMVIMSAGIACAVGGAGTLVGSTSQQTANAILMGTEGFEAGLGLFDQTKVMIPLCIVMTIYFATIGYTISKKVLKPEDPKFNEGNYYAKFDENKNHDDYANVAPWKGKMSVAVLLLCILGFILTGVPAFKPYLNVGIVGLLGATVLLVTKCMPLKETLASLDWNTLIILGACQGFAKGLDVSGGGKVIADAVLNLFGGQNASVSVLMVAGIIVTVILTNFMSNTALAAMMTPIYISIASSLGISPVPFVIAVGAVATNLACATPVGTPACTQTLPAGYKYMDYVKIGGPLCIILAILAAILVPIIYPV
- a CDS encoding LysR family transcriptional regulator; this translates as MINFLNIEYFLEVEKVRSFSKAAENLYTTQQAVSARIANLENELNCKLFLRSVPLEITNSGKKFLFYAKQINCINEEIQKEFKNISEDNSGTIRIGLTYTRDYLYMPDIIFEFQKKYPLYTVKSISDNISDIEKKLHSGKIDLALGAFDDCELYNNSNIDLFFFDDEELVLLVNKNLFKSIFSESCIKNGVFNFYEFDKLPFILGHPDNLSGKTSKIFFEKYKINPIIKAQSDNIQTILKLCVNGLGACFCPKNLFENSSVFNRKNELLVIKGVDELKHRMYFGILKTNPKIKILKDFIETAINITNHIENYNKN
- a CDS encoding amino acid ABC transporter ATP-binding protein; this encodes MIKVENLTKNFGKLQVLKGINQEVKDGEVLVIIGPSGSGKSTFLRCLNLMEEPDGGKILFDGEEITNKKTDINKIRSRMGMVFQNFNLFKNKTVLENIMLAPQLVKNMSQEEAKEKAETLLKRVGLLDKKNNYPKALSGGQAQRIAIVRALAMDPEVILFDEPTSALDPEMVGEVLNVMKDLAKEGMTMVVVTHEMGFAKEVGDRIIFMDKGEVIEEGRGEEFFKNPKHERTKDFFSKILAIG